The following coding sequences lie in one Candidatus Eremiobacterota bacterium genomic window:
- a CDS encoding glycosyltransferase family 2 protein yields the protein MSQPSSAMLSVLMPAYNEAHSIAENVCETVETMQLLGKAFEIVVIDDGSLDGTHAAASSVLRAWPDHVRVVRCSRNEGKGNALICGAWYSKGEYVAFLDADMDLHPEQLASFFAIMKSRDADVVIGSKFHPASKVDYPPLRRVYSFFYYMLVRTLFGLPVRDTQTGIKLFKRSVLDRVLPRVLVKRFAFDLELLANVHHLGYRIVEAPVTVNFQRVGSRLRLGAVWNVFLDTLAIFYRMKILRYYDRPNRETVDLDRAAGSQEIVVPVVIGE from the coding sequence ATGAGCCAACCTTCCAGCGCTATGCTCTCGGTTTTGATGCCCGCGTACAACGAGGCGCATTCGATTGCCGAAAACGTTTGCGAAACGGTCGAGACGATGCAGTTGCTCGGCAAAGCTTTTGAGATCGTCGTCATCGATGACGGAAGCCTGGACGGTACGCATGCCGCCGCGAGCAGCGTCTTGCGCGCGTGGCCCGACCACGTGCGCGTCGTCCGTTGTTCGCGCAACGAGGGCAAAGGCAACGCGCTGATTTGCGGCGCGTGGTACTCCAAGGGCGAGTACGTCGCCTTCCTCGACGCCGACATGGACCTGCATCCCGAGCAGCTCGCGAGCTTCTTTGCGATCATGAAGTCACGCGACGCCGACGTGGTCATCGGCTCGAAGTTCCATCCGGCGTCGAAAGTGGATTACCCGCCGCTTCGCCGCGTTTACAGTTTCTTCTATTACATGCTGGTACGCACGCTCTTCGGTCTGCCGGTTCGTGACACTCAGACCGGCATCAAGCTCTTCAAGCGCTCCGTCTTAGACCGAGTGCTGCCACGAGTCTTGGTCAAGCGGTTTGCGTTCGATCTCGAGCTGCTCGCCAACGTTCACCATTTGGGGTACCGAATTGTCGAGGCGCCGGTGACGGTGAACTTCCAGCGGGTGGGCAGCCGGCTGCGCCTCGGCGCCGTCTGGAACGTCTTTCTCGATACGCTCGCGATCTTTTACCGAATGAAAATTCTGCGCTACTACGATCGCCCGAATCGCGAGACCGTCGATCTCGACCGGGCCGCAGGCTCTCAGGAGATCGTGGTCCCCGTCGTTATCGGCGAATAA
- a CDS encoding DUF3367 domain-containing protein encodes MKEQTAPARALDRPIPATLQRWLVPALFAALALLVTTGYGSGVQLNDGQPGLHINPLRFLGRLLHAWNPDLALGTHTGFWVPYQTPYSWIYGFAQFAHIPQDLAQHAAVFFVYLGCIWSMYFCLRSVAPWLDEISRIAGSVAYLFNMYVALNSQAQIVWLLTYGTLPAMVGVTARAIRGEMNLWRATLAMALLVLVGAGVNPPLVAINAIVLAIFVVVTIVFDPKPSAALHRTLPVIAAALVAAILINLYWFVPFVDYFRGVWLNGVLSEAPSLHNAATSFANVLRGLGHWATFVSFAGRWYFPWAATYASGLFSALLWFVPIVALGGIALRRNQRPITLFFLLVTIVSVPIVVGYYHDELGDAVTTPLYDQFYRNFPGFQMFRFSYKWVAGVEFGISGLYGLACFALLGALREQIAKLSAVDRRNWAWLPSGARTVLIALPILVFIPVVVSKMNYPGAPVPGWEYRESALVGASQRQRVALFPTQFLEQFDWGNPQFYIEDSLVERPLIYGLLGSEASEGADMWIRRSYRATREGLGFSANMFRAMGVDTILQRDDFIPAIDFSSPGEWRYNSTTLTHDLLHRVIGASPMRSEGPLRVYHLGGALPLFYGVIHPVISTLPTFSDAYLGDVDAMASGKAQFDPPTRSSDEFTAAMQSLSPIVPGAPEQVRDLAVNETLARGIRVHAASADAAWLTQFAVKTSGIYSIFALDQGLLFDRAPPQTLEIDGQYLTLQSAGGAWTQYSNVALTPGKHWVSDGYLDPDLVVAVVNADDLRAWEDRIGALARGLPQNLAISSLVYASRTSIVVPSSGAYRVRATPVGPFGPDGLFTTRILPGSAARGAFPADLGTTLPYVFGSGVVGTSALLAPPQWYRDDPSIYDWQRGDPIPWFLFARHASVRVFVPGRAGARVQVAMRVSRLQVSNAMTVGVKGDASQTVTIGGPSAGDRQYDTIDRLDGPAPVPVNFELGLHPGWNDVRFDLQAQNGERADLGTNVISAAVAPDLSFTKLKPTLSTATPKRDDTFTALRIATPRAGLEGDPDLVGNLANTAGRGAAVAVALQQGGHIVYRVFPIAREDSFDVAFMHAFPNGWDDASERVVGIWLLANSRHPKLTGLSYNLHALPAANLRHPQALAAVPILLDGKPVGAAPIVLNRGRHIVSSGDRQVKIGLLTVEPVSLPRTRDFGLVWQRRSATAADVTVKSTANSFLLVFGEAYHPEWRATLNGTVLPHVIVNGASNGWIVPSLPDGGLIRLTFAGQQLYVISAAVSIIALIIMMLLAWAPDLWPVRRQGSGDVSD; translated from the coding sequence ATGAAGGAGCAGACGGCTCCGGCGAGGGCGCTGGATCGGCCGATACCGGCCACTTTGCAGCGGTGGCTCGTGCCGGCGCTCTTCGCTGCGCTCGCGTTGCTCGTTACGACCGGCTACGGTAGCGGCGTCCAGCTCAACGACGGTCAACCGGGATTGCACATCAATCCGCTGCGGTTTCTCGGGCGTCTGCTGCACGCGTGGAATCCGGATCTCGCGCTCGGCACCCACACCGGCTTCTGGGTGCCCTATCAAACGCCGTATTCGTGGATTTATGGATTTGCGCAGTTCGCGCACATCCCCCAAGATCTGGCGCAGCACGCCGCCGTTTTCTTCGTGTATCTCGGCTGCATCTGGTCGATGTACTTCTGCTTGCGCAGCGTCGCACCGTGGCTCGATGAGATTTCACGCATCGCCGGTTCGGTCGCGTACCTCTTCAACATGTACGTCGCGCTGAACTCGCAAGCGCAGATCGTCTGGCTGCTGACCTACGGAACGCTCCCGGCAATGGTGGGAGTGACGGCGCGTGCGATCCGCGGTGAGATGAACTTGTGGCGGGCAACCTTGGCGATGGCCTTGCTCGTGCTCGTCGGCGCCGGCGTCAATCCGCCGCTGGTCGCGATCAACGCGATCGTTTTGGCGATTTTCGTCGTCGTCACGATTGTCTTCGATCCCAAACCTTCCGCCGCACTTCATCGAACGCTGCCCGTCATCGCGGCAGCTTTGGTCGCGGCGATTTTGATCAACCTCTATTGGTTCGTCCCCTTCGTCGACTATTTCCGCGGAGTTTGGCTCAACGGCGTCCTCAGCGAAGCGCCGTCGCTGCACAACGCGGCGACGTCGTTTGCGAACGTCTTGCGCGGACTGGGCCACTGGGCCACGTTCGTCTCGTTTGCCGGGCGCTGGTATTTTCCGTGGGCCGCCACCTATGCCTCGGGATTATTCAGCGCCTTACTCTGGTTCGTGCCGATCGTTGCGTTGGGCGGTATCGCCTTGCGTCGCAATCAGCGTCCGATCACGCTGTTCTTTCTGCTCGTGACCATCGTTTCGGTCCCCATTGTCGTCGGTTACTATCACGACGAGCTCGGCGACGCGGTAACGACGCCGCTCTACGACCAGTTCTATCGGAATTTTCCCGGATTTCAGATGTTTCGTTTCTCGTACAAATGGGTCGCGGGGGTCGAGTTCGGCATAAGCGGCCTCTACGGGTTGGCGTGCTTTGCGCTGCTCGGCGCGTTGCGCGAGCAGATTGCCAAACTCAGCGCGGTCGATCGACGCAACTGGGCGTGGCTGCCTTCCGGCGCCAGAACGGTGTTGATCGCGCTGCCGATTCTCGTCTTCATTCCGGTGGTTGTCAGCAAGATGAACTATCCAGGTGCGCCGGTCCCCGGCTGGGAGTATCGAGAAAGCGCATTGGTCGGAGCAAGTCAGCGCCAGCGCGTCGCGCTCTTTCCGACGCAGTTTCTCGAGCAGTTCGATTGGGGGAATCCGCAGTTCTACATCGAGGATTCGCTCGTCGAGCGCCCGTTGATCTATGGCTTATTGGGAAGCGAAGCATCGGAAGGCGCCGATATGTGGATTCGCCGTTCCTATCGGGCCACGCGCGAAGGTCTGGGATTTTCCGCCAACATGTTCCGCGCTATGGGCGTCGACACGATCTTGCAGCGCGACGACTTTATACCGGCAATTGATTTCAGTTCGCCGGGCGAATGGCGCTACAACAGCACCACCTTGACGCACGACTTGCTGCATCGAGTCATCGGCGCCTCGCCGATGCGGAGCGAAGGGCCGCTGCGGGTCTATCATCTGGGCGGAGCGCTGCCGCTCTTTTACGGCGTCATCCATCCGGTCATCAGTACGCTTCCTACGTTTTCCGACGCATATTTGGGCGATGTGGACGCCATGGCGAGCGGTAAGGCGCAGTTCGATCCTCCCACCCGCTCGAGCGATGAGTTTACGGCCGCGATGCAGTCGCTTTCACCAATTGTACCGGGCGCGCCCGAACAAGTGCGCGATCTCGCCGTGAATGAGACGCTCGCGCGTGGCATCCGAGTGCATGCGGCGTCAGCCGATGCGGCGTGGCTGACGCAGTTCGCCGTGAAGACGAGCGGCATCTATTCGATTTTTGCGCTCGATCAAGGGCTGCTGTTCGACCGCGCGCCGCCGCAGACACTGGAAATCGACGGCCAGTATCTTACGCTGCAAAGCGCGGGCGGCGCTTGGACGCAGTACTCCAACGTCGCTCTAACTCCGGGCAAGCACTGGGTCTCCGATGGCTACCTCGACCCGGATCTGGTCGTGGCCGTCGTGAACGCCGACGACTTGCGGGCTTGGGAAGATCGCATTGGCGCACTCGCCCGCGGGTTGCCGCAGAATCTTGCGATTTCAAGTCTGGTGTACGCATCGCGAACCAGCATCGTGGTTCCGTCGTCGGGCGCGTATCGAGTGCGGGCAACGCCGGTTGGGCCGTTCGGACCCGACGGGCTGTTCACCACTCGCATTCTGCCGGGCTCGGCGGCGCGCGGCGCGTTCCCGGCGGATCTTGGCACGACGTTACCCTACGTCTTTGGCAGCGGCGTCGTGGGAACGTCGGCCTTGTTGGCTCCGCCCCAATGGTACCGCGACGACCCGTCCATCTACGATTGGCAACGGGGCGATCCGATTCCGTGGTTTCTTTTTGCGAGGCACGCCAGCGTGCGCGTGTTCGTGCCGGGACGCGCCGGCGCGCGCGTACAGGTAGCGATGCGCGTCAGCCGCCTGCAGGTATCGAATGCGATGACCGTCGGCGTCAAGGGCGACGCCTCGCAAACGGTAACGATCGGCGGTCCTTCGGCAGGCGATCGGCAATACGATACGATCGATCGGCTCGATGGCCCGGCGCCGGTTCCCGTCAACTTTGAACTCGGCTTGCATCCAGGGTGGAATGACGTTCGCTTCGATCTCCAAGCGCAGAACGGCGAGCGCGCGGATCTTGGTACGAACGTGATCTCCGCGGCGGTTGCGCCCGACCTTTCGTTCACGAAGTTGAAACCCACACTCTCGACGGCAACTCCCAAGCGCGACGATACCTTTACGGCGCTGCGGATCGCCACGCCGCGCGCGGGCCTCGAGGGCGATCCCGACCTCGTCGGCAACCTCGCCAACACCGCCGGGCGTGGTGCGGCGGTAGCGGTTGCACTGCAGCAAGGCGGCCACATCGTCTACCGAGTCTTTCCGATCGCGCGCGAAGACTCGTTCGACGTCGCCTTCATGCACGCGTTTCCAAATGGTTGGGACGATGCGTCGGAGCGCGTCGTTGGAATCTGGTTGCTCGCCAATAGTCGTCACCCGAAACTCACCGGGCTCTCGTATAACTTGCACGCATTGCCCGCCGCCAACTTGCGGCACCCTCAGGCGCTGGCGGCGGTACCGATTCTTCTCGATGGAAAGCCCGTCGGCGCCGCGCCGATCGTGCTCAATCGGGGACGCCATATCGTGAGCAGCGGCGACCGGCAGGTTAAAATCGGGCTGTTGACCGTGGAGCCGGTGTCGTTACCGCGCACGCGCGACTTTGGACTAGTCTGGCAGCGGCGCTCGGCGACTGCCGCCGACGTGACGGTCAAGAGCACGGCGAACTCGTTCCTATTGGTCTTCGGTGAGGCGTACCACCCCGAATGGCGCGCGACGCTCAACGGCACCGTGCTTCCCCACGTCATCGTCAATGGGGCGTCGAATGGCTGGATCGTGCCCAGCCTTCCCGACGGCGGGCTGATTCGGCTCACGTTTGCGGGCCAGCAATTGTACGTCATCTCGGCTGCGGTTTCGATTATCGCGCTGATCATCATGATGCTGTTGGCCTGGGCACCCGATCTTTGGCCGGTTCGCCGGCAGGGGTCGGGAGACGTTTCCGATTGA
- a CDS encoding glycosyltransferase family 9 protein: protein MASGTALVLLLPGLGDALAAGPILRGLSRDEWTVDALTMHEPVSEYLRALGIVRDITELPIRPTARDALRAVGSLRKRRYDWCILPFPATRWQYTIIARGAGAAKLWMHEYGGAASFIARTSRNARVPLRGGHRLAENLRLARALGVRAGDDDLRYWVPDAWRAPRVTGTLGVHPGSMAWKGNEVKRWPYERFADLAREQASRGRSVRFFLGPHEEREAQRAERDFQASEGIRIIREPLAQAARQLSECEVFVGNDAGFSHLASGLGVKTLALYGMTSEVRGAPIGPAIALRPSLCPACHDEGLRGFECVRRIDYRCIVRDIDFDVVRKHVDDLFDAAAVEQHLALEGPFRLYGKAHA, encoded by the coding sequence TTGGCTTCCGGTACCGCACTGGTGCTCTTGCTGCCAGGGCTCGGCGACGCCCTGGCCGCGGGACCAATCCTTCGTGGGTTGAGTCGCGACGAATGGACCGTCGACGCGCTGACGATGCACGAGCCGGTCAGCGAGTACTTGCGCGCGCTCGGCATCGTGCGCGACATTACCGAGCTGCCGATCCGGCCGACGGCGCGCGACGCGCTGCGGGCCGTCGGGTCGTTGCGCAAGCGACGGTACGATTGGTGCATTCTGCCCTTTCCGGCGACGCGCTGGCAGTATACGATCATCGCGCGCGGTGCCGGCGCGGCAAAGCTCTGGATGCACGAGTATGGCGGCGCGGCGAGTTTCATCGCCCGCACCTCGCGCAACGCCCGCGTCCCGCTGCGCGGCGGTCACCGCCTGGCAGAGAATCTTCGGCTCGCCCGCGCGCTGGGGGTTCGCGCCGGCGATGACGATCTCCGATATTGGGTTCCCGACGCGTGGCGCGCGCCGCGCGTAACCGGAACGCTCGGAGTCCATCCCGGCTCGATGGCCTGGAAAGGGAATGAGGTAAAGCGGTGGCCGTACGAGCGATTTGCCGATCTCGCGCGCGAACAAGCGTCACGCGGACGCAGCGTTCGGTTTTTTCTGGGTCCCCACGAAGAGCGTGAAGCGCAGCGTGCCGAGCGAGATTTCCAGGCGAGCGAGGGAATCCGCATCATCCGCGAACCGCTCGCGCAAGCGGCTCGGCAACTCTCGGAATGCGAGGTCTTCGTCGGCAACGACGCCGGTTTCAGTCATCTCGCTTCGGGGCTTGGCGTGAAGACGCTCGCGCTGTACGGAATGACCAGCGAAGTGCGAGGAGCGCCGATCGGACCGGCGATTGCGCTGCGTCCATCGCTCTGTCCCGCCTGTCATGACGAAGGTCTGCGCGGCTTTGAATGCGTGCGCCGGATCGACTATCGGTGTATCGTTCGCGATATCGACTTCGACGTCGTGCGCAAGCACGTCGACGACCTTTTCGATGCGGCGGCGGTCGAACAGCACCTCGCCTTGGAAGGTCCATTCCGCCTCTACGGAAAGGCTCACGCATGA